From the genome of Pseudonocardia sp. EC080619-01:
TCAACGACTGAGCTGTTCGGAGGTGTTCGCGATGGCGGACGACACGGCGGCGGCGATCCTCGCCGGACTCGGCGGCGCGGCGAACGTCGCGGAGGTCGAGGGGTGCATCACCCGGTTGCGCACCGAGGTGCACGACGCGGCGCTCGTCGACCGGGAGGCGCTGACGAAGCTCTCGCACGGCGTCGTCGTGTCCGGGACGGTCGTGCAGGTCGTCGTCGGACCGCAGGCGGACATGATCGCCGACGACATCGCGGACCTGCTGTGACCGTGCGGGTCACGGCCCC
Proteins encoded in this window:
- a CDS encoding glucose PTS transporter subunit EIIB, which gives rise to MADDTAAAILAGLGGAANVAEVEGCITRLRTEVHDAALVDREALTKLSHGVVVSGTVVQVVVGPQADMIADDIADLL